The Streptomyces sp. NBC_01275 genome has a segment encoding these proteins:
- a CDS encoding helix-turn-helix transcriptional regulator: MSERTTTRRRQLGAMMRKLRARRGLTLEEAGRLVGVSKATVSRYETQAGPVKWLVVDALCREYGATDAERNAVIGIAKNAKQQGWWSSFADSIPESMNLLLTLEDEAVRESHFACVYVPGLLQTRAYSTALQKANEVPLESTEIERLVDIRMKRQEILVRPKPLRLWAILDESVIRRVVGSPPVMKEQLDRLLEANESPHITLQVLPFAKGAHAAALGSFVIIGGSEPALDVVYVDFHTGSLFLEKDEELERYRLAFEYLQAQALDMESSSAMIHRARKEL; encoded by the coding sequence ATGTCCGAACGGACCACTACCCGCCGCCGCCAACTGGGCGCGATGATGCGAAAGTTGCGGGCCCGCAGGGGTCTGACTCTTGAGGAGGCCGGGCGGCTCGTCGGAGTCTCCAAGGCCACGGTCAGCCGGTACGAGACCCAGGCCGGGCCGGTGAAGTGGCTCGTGGTCGACGCGCTGTGCCGTGAGTACGGGGCAACGGACGCCGAGCGCAACGCCGTTATCGGCATCGCCAAGAACGCCAAGCAGCAAGGCTGGTGGAGCTCCTTCGCCGACTCCATCCCGGAGAGCATGAACCTGCTGCTCACTCTTGAAGACGAAGCCGTGCGCGAGAGTCACTTCGCGTGCGTCTACGTCCCCGGGCTTCTCCAGACTCGGGCGTACAGCACAGCGCTGCAGAAGGCCAACGAAGTCCCCCTGGAGTCAACGGAGATCGAGCGGCTGGTCGACATCCGCATGAAGCGGCAGGAGATCCTCGTCCGCCCGAAGCCGCTCCGCCTGTGGGCAATCCTCGACGAGTCCGTGATCCGCCGCGTCGTGGGGTCGCCTCCGGTCATGAAGGAGCAGCTCGACCGACTGCTCGAAGCGAACGAGTCTCCTCACATCACGCTTCAGGTGCTGCCCTTCGCCAAGGGGGCCCATGCGGCCGCGCTGGGAAGCTTCGTCATCATCGGCGGCTCAGAGCCAGCCCTCGACGTGGTCTACGTCGACTTCCACACGGGCTCCCTCTTCCTGGAGAAGGACGAGGAACTGGAGCGCTACAGACTTGCGTTCGAGTACCTCCAGGCACAAGCGTTGGACATGGAGTCCTCCTCCGCCATGATCCATCGCGCCCGCAAGGAGCTGTAA
- a CDS encoding DUF397 domain-containing protein: MSAGPQPAHEPVWFKSSYSGGNTTECVEAAFILSGVLVRDSKQPGHPHLTVSAKAWAGFLAGALPQAR, encoded by the coding sequence ATGTCCGCCGGCCCTCAGCCTGCCCATGAGCCCGTCTGGTTCAAGTCGTCGTACAGCGGCGGCAACACGACCGAGTGCGTGGAGGCCGCCTTCATCCTGTCTGGCGTGCTCGTGCGCGACTCCAAGCAGCCTGGGCACCCTCACCTCACGGTCTCGGCGAAGGCATGGGCCGGCTTTCTGGCAGGGGCGCTCCCCCAGGCGCGGTGA
- a CDS encoding serine hydrolase domain-containing protein, whose product MTTIDGEVAAGFEPVREAFAANFAQHGDIGASVCVYRDGQPVVDLWGGIADPDTARPWTRDTLQLVYSATKGVTATAAHLLSQRGALDLDAPVAEYWPEFAANGKSDIPVRRLLSHQAGLVALDQPVSLAEALAWHPMTAALAAQRPVWTPGTAHGYHGRTYGWLVGEVIRRVSGRTPGRFLAEEIAAPLDLDFFIGLPANERDRVSRMVYQQPEVDLATVPLEAIPEEFRELVAAMRDPNSLSTRAFAVTDPAEIDFNSPEVQAAELPASNGIGTARGLARMYAALIGEVDGVRLLTPETLASATKEQANGLDQVLMIPSRFSSGYMLPTDTNPMTGPNAFGHAGRGGSLAFADPEHGISFGYVMNHIIEGPDDARAASLVEAVRRSLA is encoded by the coding sequence ATGACGACGATCGACGGTGAGGTCGCGGCCGGGTTCGAACCGGTACGCGAAGCGTTCGCGGCGAACTTCGCTCAGCACGGGGACATCGGCGCGTCGGTCTGCGTGTACCGGGACGGCCAGCCGGTGGTGGACCTGTGGGGTGGGATCGCCGACCCTGACACCGCTCGTCCGTGGACACGGGACACGCTGCAACTCGTCTACTCGGCGACCAAGGGAGTGACGGCGACCGCGGCGCATCTGCTGTCCCAGCGGGGCGCGTTGGACCTGGACGCGCCAGTGGCCGAGTACTGGCCGGAGTTCGCGGCGAACGGAAAGTCGGACATCCCGGTGCGCCGGCTGTTGTCCCACCAGGCCGGCCTGGTCGCTCTGGACCAACCGGTGTCACTGGCCGAGGCGTTGGCCTGGCACCCGATGACGGCCGCACTGGCCGCCCAGCGCCCCGTGTGGACCCCGGGCACCGCCCACGGCTATCACGGCCGGACCTACGGCTGGCTGGTGGGCGAGGTGATCCGCCGGGTGTCGGGCCGCACACCGGGCCGCTTCCTCGCCGAGGAGATCGCGGCGCCGCTGGACCTGGACTTCTTCATCGGACTGCCCGCGAACGAACGGGACCGGGTCAGCCGGATGGTGTACCAGCAGCCGGAAGTCGACCTCGCCACGGTCCCTCTGGAGGCGATCCCCGAGGAGTTCCGCGAACTGGTCGCCGCCATGCGCGACCCGAACTCGCTCAGCACCAGGGCGTTCGCGGTCACCGATCCGGCCGAGATCGACTTCAACTCGCCCGAGGTGCAGGCCGCGGAACTCCCGGCCTCCAACGGCATCGGCACCGCGCGCGGGCTGGCCCGCATGTACGCCGCGCTGATCGGCGAGGTGGACGGCGTGCGCCTGCTCACCCCGGAAACCCTCGCATCCGCGACCAAGGAGCAGGCCAACGGCCTTGACCAGGTGCTGATGATCCCGAGCCGCTTCAGCTCCGGCTACATGCTCCCCACCGACACCAACCCCATGACCGGCCCGAACGCCTTCGGCCACGCCGGCCGAGGCGGCTCCCTCGCCTTCGCCGACCCGGAGCACGGCATCTCTTTCGGCTACGTGATGAACCACATCATCGAGGGGCCCGACGATGCGCGTGCGGCGTCGCTGGTCGAGGCGGTGCGGAGGTCGCTGGCGTAG
- a CDS encoding GlxA family transcriptional regulator — MHTVAVLALDGVVPFDLAAPIDAFRWARLPDGREAYRVRVCSPSPSGEVSAGAFTVRTPYGLEALAEVDTIILPGVEDPPDPLPAGVAEALRDAAAKGTRIASVCVGAFLFAATGLLDGLRVTTHWIAARDLAERYPKVTVDPNVLYVDNGQFLTSAGAAAALDMCLHMVRNDHGSAVAAQTARMSVVPLEREGGQAQFIVHDLPPAPAGATLEPLLAWLEDNCAGGDVTLDQIAERAGMSTRTLNRRFREQTGTTPLQWLHRARVRRAQHLLETTAYPVEHIAAQAGFGSPTAFRERFRRVVGTSPQGYRRAFRSGAGAPRAGAGAGAGAGAGARAGGGGARAVKII, encoded by the coding sequence ATGCACACCGTCGCCGTACTGGCCCTGGACGGGGTCGTCCCCTTCGACCTGGCCGCCCCGATCGACGCCTTCCGATGGGCGCGGCTGCCCGACGGGCGGGAGGCGTACCGGGTACGGGTCTGCTCGCCGTCGCCTTCCGGAGAGGTGAGCGCCGGTGCGTTCACGGTGCGGACGCCGTACGGCCTGGAGGCGCTGGCGGAGGTGGACACGATCATCCTGCCCGGGGTCGAGGACCCGCCGGACCCGCTGCCGGCCGGCGTCGCGGAGGCCCTGCGGGACGCCGCGGCGAAGGGCACGCGCATCGCCTCGGTCTGCGTCGGCGCGTTCCTGTTCGCCGCCACGGGCCTGCTGGACGGGCTGCGCGTGACGACGCACTGGATCGCGGCACGGGACCTCGCCGAGCGCTACCCGAAGGTGACCGTCGACCCGAACGTCCTGTACGTCGACAACGGCCAGTTCCTCACCTCGGCGGGCGCGGCCGCCGCCCTGGACATGTGCCTGCACATGGTCCGCAACGACCATGGCTCGGCCGTGGCGGCCCAGACCGCCCGGATGTCCGTCGTACCCCTCGAACGGGAGGGCGGCCAGGCCCAGTTCATCGTCCACGACCTGCCGCCGGCCCCCGCCGGAGCGACCCTGGAGCCGCTGCTTGCCTGGTTGGAGGACAACTGCGCCGGCGGCGATGTGACGCTGGACCAGATCGCCGAGCGGGCGGGCATGAGCACCCGCACCCTCAACCGCCGCTTCCGCGAACAGACCGGCACGACGCCGTTGCAGTGGCTGCACCGGGCACGGGTGCGGCGCGCACAGCACCTGCTGGAGACGACGGCGTACCCGGTGGAACACATCGCCGCCCAGGCGGGCTTCGGCTCCCCGACGGCCTTCCGGGAACGCTTCCGAAGGGTGGTGGGAACGAGCCCGCAGGGGTATCGACGGGCGTTCAGGTCGGGGGCGGGGGCCCCACGGGCAGGGGCAGGGGCAGGAGCAGGGGCGGGAGCAGGGGCGAGGGCGGGTGGTGGAGGGGCGAGGGCGGTAAAGATCATATAA
- a CDS encoding alginate lyase family protein yields the protein MLKAAGAATGAASLGIGTALSASPAAASPAAAAGRYTHPGLLHTHADLARMAAKVKAGAAPYTAGFAKLTANRHAQSGWTANPQEIVYRGSGSPQNYATLYNDIHAAYQNGLRHHVSGESGYADTAVAILNAWSAKLTSVQGSADRFLAAGLYGYQFANAAELVRDRADFELERFQKMLSTVFSPLSESFLTDHNNAVVTNYWPNWDLTALACVLATGIFCDDGNKVEQAVEYFKNGSGLGSVRHAIPVVQDDGLAEWLEAGRDQGHSLLGVGLMGTVCEMAWNQGVDLYGYDDSRFLKGAQYVAKWSLGGDVSYTANTRRKGAIGGWSGTETASDAAAVDPTMTRPVWAMIANHYTKRRGLSAPYLTRIAAKAAPEGGGGDYGPNSGGYDQLGFGTLTFTRDRSASASASASASASTSTSDTTGSSDQTAETSASPSASPSTGSTSPATGRTPAKKSGDLASTGSTDLVAWTAATGVTALAGGLLLLRRRGRVRDVRDGAE from the coding sequence ATGCTGAAGGCCGCGGGCGCGGCGACGGGAGCCGCCTCCCTGGGGATCGGTACGGCCCTCTCCGCGTCCCCCGCCGCCGCATCCCCCGCCGCCGCGGCCGGCCGCTACACGCACCCCGGTCTCCTGCACACCCACGCCGACCTGGCGCGTATGGCCGCCAAGGTGAAGGCGGGAGCCGCGCCCTACACCGCCGGGTTCGCCAAGCTCACCGCCAACCGGCATGCGCAGAGCGGCTGGACGGCCAACCCGCAGGAGATCGTGTACCGGGGCTCGGGCTCGCCCCAGAACTACGCGACCCTCTACAACGACATCCACGCCGCCTACCAGAACGGCCTGCGCCATCACGTCAGCGGCGAGAGCGGGTACGCCGACACCGCCGTGGCGATCCTCAACGCCTGGTCCGCGAAGCTGACTTCGGTGCAGGGGTCCGCCGACCGGTTCCTCGCGGCCGGGCTGTACGGCTACCAGTTCGCCAACGCCGCCGAACTCGTGCGCGACCGCGCCGACTTCGAGCTGGAGCGCTTCCAGAAGATGCTGAGCACCGTCTTCTCCCCGCTCAGCGAGAGCTTCCTGACCGACCACAACAACGCCGTCGTCACCAACTACTGGCCCAACTGGGATCTCACCGCCCTCGCCTGCGTCCTCGCCACCGGCATCTTCTGCGACGACGGAAACAAGGTGGAACAGGCCGTCGAGTACTTCAAGAACGGTTCCGGGCTCGGCTCCGTCAGGCACGCCATCCCCGTCGTGCAGGACGACGGCCTCGCCGAGTGGCTGGAGGCCGGCCGCGACCAGGGGCACTCGCTGCTCGGCGTCGGCCTCATGGGCACCGTCTGCGAGATGGCCTGGAACCAGGGCGTCGACCTCTACGGCTACGACGACAGCCGCTTCCTCAAGGGCGCGCAGTACGTGGCCAAGTGGAGCCTGGGCGGTGACGTGTCCTACACCGCGAACACCCGCAGGAAGGGGGCGATCGGGGGCTGGTCCGGCACCGAGACCGCCTCCGACGCGGCCGCCGTCGACCCGACGATGACCCGGCCCGTCTGGGCGATGATCGCCAACCACTACACCAAGCGCCGGGGACTGTCCGCCCCCTACCTCACCCGGATCGCCGCCAAGGCGGCCCCCGAGGGCGGCGGCGGGGACTACGGCCCCAACAGCGGCGGCTACGACCAACTCGGCTTCGGGACACTGACGTTCACCCGGGACAGGTCGGCATCGGCATCGGCGTCAGCTTCGGCTTCGGCTTCGACCTCGACCTCGGACACCACCGGGTCGTCGGACCAGACGGCCGAGACCTCCGCCTCGCCCTCCGCCTCCCCCTCCACCGGCTCCACGAGCCCTGCCACCGGCCGGACCCCCGCCAAAAAGAGCGGCGACCTCGCCTCCACCGGCTCCACCGACCTCGTCGCCTGGACCGCCGCCACCGGCGTCACGGCCCTCGCCGGCGGCCTGCTGCTGCTCCGTCGCCGAGGGCGCGTACGAGACGTACGAGACGGGGCCGAGTGA
- a CDS encoding DUF445 domain-containing protein, which translates to MDRTKSEESDQEGEPVGVVRTMTVFSAADEEKRRGVRRMKLTATGLLLFVAVVYVLAEWASHRGAGAWAGYVAAAAEAGMVGALADWFAVTALFRHPLGLPIPHTAIIPNKKDQLGVSLGEFVGENFLSEDVVRQRLRTVGIGSRLGVWLAEPEHADRVTQELATALRGALTVLRDSDVQAVVGEAITRRADAQEIAPGIGKMLEKVVADGGHRRAVDLVVTRAHDWLVLHADSVMDAVQGGAPGWTPRFVDKKVGERVYKELLRFCAEMRDMPSHPARGALDRFLTDFASDLQSDTDTRARVERLKGEVLGRGEVQDLIASAWTAVRSMIVAAAEDERSELRLRVRASLLSLGARMATEPRVQEKVDSWVEGAAVHVVTTYRKEITSLITDTVAGWDAEHTTRKIEAHIGRDLQFIRINGTVVGSLAGLVIYTVARGLGA; encoded by the coding sequence ATGGATCGTACGAAATCGGAAGAAAGTGATCAAGAAGGGGAGCCGGTGGGTGTCGTACGCACGATGACGGTCTTCAGTGCCGCAGACGAGGAGAAGCGGCGCGGCGTACGGCGCATGAAGCTCACCGCGACCGGCCTGCTGCTGTTCGTCGCCGTGGTGTACGTCCTCGCCGAGTGGGCCTCCCACCGGGGCGCCGGCGCCTGGGCGGGCTATGTCGCGGCCGCCGCCGAGGCCGGCATGGTCGGCGCGCTCGCCGACTGGTTCGCGGTCACCGCCCTCTTCCGCCACCCGCTCGGCCTCCCCATCCCGCACACGGCGATCATCCCGAACAAGAAGGACCAGCTGGGCGTCTCGCTCGGCGAGTTCGTCGGCGAGAACTTCCTCTCCGAGGACGTCGTACGACAGCGGCTGCGCACCGTCGGCATCGGCAGCCGGCTGGGCGTGTGGCTGGCCGAGCCGGAGCACGCCGACCGGGTGACCCAGGAGCTGGCGACGGCGCTGCGGGGCGCGCTGACGGTGCTGCGGGACTCCGACGTCCAGGCGGTGGTCGGCGAGGCGATCACCCGGCGGGCCGACGCCCAGGAGATCGCGCCCGGCATAGGGAAGATGCTGGAGAAGGTCGTCGCGGACGGCGGCCACCGGCGCGCGGTGGACCTGGTGGTCACCCGGGCGCACGACTGGCTGGTGCTGCACGCCGACTCCGTGATGGACGCGGTGCAGGGCGGCGCGCCCGGCTGGACCCCGCGGTTCGTCGACAAGAAGGTCGGCGAGCGCGTCTACAAGGAGCTGCTGCGGTTCTGCGCGGAGATGCGGGACATGCCCTCCCACCCGGCCCGCGGCGCCCTCGACCGCTTCCTCACCGACTTCGCCTCCGACCTCCAGTCCGACACGGACACGCGCGCGCGGGTGGAGCGGCTCAAGGGCGAGGTGCTGGGCCGCGGCGAGGTCCAGGACCTGATCGCGTCCGCCTGGACCGCCGTACGCTCCATGATCGTCGCGGCTGCGGAGGACGAGCGCAGCGAGCTGCGGCTGCGGGTGCGGGCCTCCCTGCTCTCCCTGGGGGCCCGGATGGCCACCGAGCCCAGGGTCCAGGAGAAGGTCGACAGCTGGGTCGAGGGCGCGGCGGTGCACGTCGTGACGACCTACCGCAAGGAGATCACCTCCCTGATCACCGACACCGTGGCGGGCTGGGACGCGGAGCACACGACCCGCAAGATCGAGGCGCACATCGGCCGTGACCTGCAGTTCATTCGGATCAACGGCACGGTGGTGGGATCGTTGGCGGGGCTGGTGATCTACACGGTGGCGCGGGGCCTGGGGGCGTAG
- a CDS encoding SGNH/GDSL hydrolase family protein, producing the protein MAAERHVRHSALLSAIVALVVGLSVAIYASVAADHGLGRAGNALAGPGGHRDAAVPASTGVWVGAWAASPVGGEPGTETSGTADRTVRNIVHTGVGGTSARVTLSNLYGTGPLTVTHATLAVAAGEDGPAVAADTLRRLTFGGATTVVVPAGGQTVSDAVAVAVPYDSDVVVSIYSPTSAGPVTYHPRARQTSYVADGEHTEDVTGAPYTGAGDHWRYLTALDVLGTEADGTVVALGDSLTDGATSSTDANRRWPDVLSDRLRTAVADASGGSDGSGAPRYGVVNEGISGNQVLADGAGPTSGNPSGLKRFERDVLGRPNVKVVVIDLGVNDILRNKGLADPDAILTGLRALVDRAHAHGIKVVGATLMPFHGHRGYSDARDDVRQRINAKIRDGKVFDAVVDFDKALRDPYAPRSLRPDYDSGDHLHPNDRGYRTMAQTLRLTELTGSAPAEL; encoded by the coding sequence ATGGCCGCCGAGCGTCATGTACGGCACAGCGCCCTGCTGTCCGCGATCGTCGCCCTCGTCGTGGGCCTGTCCGTCGCCATATACGCCTCCGTCGCCGCCGACCACGGTCTCGGGCGCGCCGGAAACGCCCTCGCCGGGCCCGGCGGGCATCGCGACGCGGCGGTCCCCGCCTCCACCGGCGTCTGGGTCGGCGCCTGGGCCGCCTCGCCCGTCGGCGGCGAGCCGGGCACCGAGACCTCCGGGACGGCGGACCGCACGGTCCGCAACATCGTGCACACCGGCGTCGGCGGGACGAGCGCCCGCGTCACGCTGTCCAACCTCTACGGCACCGGCCCGCTGACCGTCACCCACGCCACACTCGCCGTCGCGGCCGGAGAAGACGGCCCGGCCGTGGCCGCCGACACCCTGCGCCGGCTCACCTTCGGCGGGGCCACGACCGTCGTCGTCCCGGCCGGCGGGCAGACCGTCAGCGACGCGGTGGCCGTCGCCGTGCCGTACGACTCCGACGTCGTCGTCAGCATCTACTCCCCCACCTCCGCCGGCCCGGTCACCTACCACCCGCGCGCCCGCCAGACCAGCTACGTCGCCGACGGCGAGCACACCGAGGACGTGACCGGCGCCCCGTACACCGGGGCCGGGGACCACTGGCGGTATCTGACCGCGCTGGACGTGCTCGGCACCGAGGCCGACGGGACCGTGGTCGCCCTGGGCGACTCCCTCACCGACGGGGCCACCTCCAGCACGGACGCGAACCGCCGCTGGCCGGACGTGCTGTCCGACCGGCTGCGCACCGCCGTCGCCGACGCCTCCGGCGGCTCGGACGGCTCCGGCGCGCCCCGCTACGGCGTGGTCAACGAGGGCATCAGCGGCAACCAGGTCCTCGCCGACGGAGCGGGCCCGACCTCGGGCAACCCCAGCGGTCTGAAGCGCTTCGAGCGGGACGTCCTCGGCCGGCCGAACGTCAAGGTCGTCGTGATCGACCTCGGCGTCAACGACATCCTGCGCAACAAGGGCCTCGCCGACCCCGACGCGATCCTGACGGGCCTGCGCGCCCTCGTCGACCGGGCCCACGCCCACGGCATCAAGGTCGTCGGCGCCACCCTCATGCCGTTCCACGGCCACCGCGGCTACAGCGACGCCCGGGACGACGTACGGCAGCGCATCAACGCGAAGATCCGGGACGGCAAGGTCTTCGACGCCGTCGTCGACTTCGACAAGGCGCTGCGCGACCCCTACGCCCCGCGCAGCCTGCGCCCCGACTACGACTCGGGCGACCATCTGCACCCCAACGACCGGGGCTACCGCACGATGGCCCAGACCCTGCGCCTGACCGAGCTGACGGGGTCGGCGCCGGCCGAGCTCTAG
- a CDS encoding DUF1707 domain-containing protein, producing the protein MTDDAVPDLRASDADRERVAEVLRDALAEGRLDMTEFEERLDQTYRARTYGELTPITRDLPVAGVTPPPSVSPALSLRKDPQPDGSWAGRIVGGEGSSSWAVAVMSGFQRKGRWTVPRRFTCFAFWGGGEIDLREANFAAGEVEINCIAIMGGMQIVVPPGVEVVVRGIGVMGGFDHSESGVPADPGGPRVIVTGFAFWGGVGVERKQTREARRRQKDQEKQQKLERKAARRELDGHAPSPLPDPNDGS; encoded by the coding sequence ATGACCGACGACGCAGTCCCGGACCTCCGCGCCTCCGACGCCGATCGCGAGCGGGTCGCCGAGGTCCTGCGGGACGCCCTCGCGGAGGGCCGCCTCGACATGACGGAGTTCGAGGAGCGGCTGGACCAGACGTACCGGGCGCGCACGTACGGCGAGTTGACGCCCATCACCCGGGACCTGCCGGTCGCGGGCGTCACCCCGCCGCCTTCGGTGTCGCCCGCGCTGTCCCTGCGCAAGGACCCGCAGCCGGACGGGAGTTGGGCCGGGCGGATCGTGGGCGGCGAGGGCTCGTCGTCCTGGGCCGTGGCCGTGATGTCCGGCTTCCAGCGCAAGGGCCGCTGGACGGTGCCCCGGCGCTTCACCTGCTTCGCCTTCTGGGGCGGCGGCGAGATCGATCTGCGCGAGGCGAACTTCGCGGCGGGCGAGGTCGAGATCAACTGCATCGCGATCATGGGCGGGATGCAGATCGTCGTACCGCCGGGCGTCGAGGTCGTCGTACGCGGCATCGGCGTCATGGGCGGCTTCGACCACAGTGAGTCGGGCGTCCCGGCGGACCCGGGCGGTCCGCGGGTGATCGTCACCGGGTTCGCCTTCTGGGGCGGGGTCGGCGTCGAACGCAAGCAGACCCGGGAGGCGCGCCGCCGCCAGAAGGACCAGGAGAAGCAGCAGAAACTGGAGCGCAAGGCGGCACGGCGCGAACTGGACGGGCACGCCCCGAGTCCCCTGCCTGATCCGAACGACGGGTCCTGA
- a CDS encoding ATP-binding cassette domain-containing protein, with protein sequence MAAEAEPGTAGESESAFIELDRVEKVFDVRRKTGFLKRERRQVRAVDSISFRVARGEMVGYIGPNGAGKSTTIKMLTGILVPSGGRLRVAGIDPSRERTRLAHRIGVVFGQRTTLWWDLPLIDSYRLMHRMYRIPDARYRENLDRLVELLDLSSLLDVPVRQLSLGQRMRGDITAALLHDPEVLYLDEPTIGLDVVSKARVREFLRELNAERGTTVLLTTHDLQDIEQLCSRVMVIDHGRLVYDGGLAGLHEAGEGERTLVVDLERELPPIEAGPAARVVKVDGPRQWLAFPASASAAPLVARIAAEYPLLDLSVREPDIEAVIARMLSAMGDGSRASGSSDAPVPPPGRETVVPGGQSS encoded by the coding sequence ATGGCCGCGGAGGCGGAGCCGGGGACGGCCGGGGAGTCGGAGTCGGCGTTCATCGAACTCGACCGCGTCGAGAAGGTCTTCGACGTGCGCAGGAAGACCGGTTTCCTGAAGCGGGAGCGGCGGCAGGTGCGGGCGGTCGACTCGATCTCCTTCCGGGTGGCGCGCGGCGAGATGGTCGGCTACATCGGGCCGAACGGAGCCGGGAAGTCGACGACGATCAAGATGCTGACCGGGATCCTGGTGCCGAGCGGCGGCCGGCTGCGGGTGGCGGGCATCGACCCGTCCCGGGAGCGGACCCGGCTGGCGCACCGGATCGGGGTGGTGTTCGGGCAGCGTACGACGCTGTGGTGGGACCTTCCTCTCATCGACTCCTACCGGCTGATGCACCGCATGTACCGCATCCCGGACGCCCGTTACCGCGAGAACCTCGACCGCCTGGTCGAACTCCTCGACCTGTCCTCCCTGTTGGACGTGCCCGTACGGCAGCTCTCGCTCGGTCAGCGGATGCGCGGGGACATCACGGCGGCCCTGCTGCACGACCCCGAGGTGCTCTACCTCGACGAGCCGACGATCGGCCTGGACGTCGTCTCCAAGGCCCGGGTGCGGGAGTTCCTGCGCGAGCTGAACGCCGAGCGCGGCACGACGGTCCTGCTGACCACCCACGACCTCCAGGACATCGAACAGCTCTGCTCCCGGGTGATGGTCATCGACCACGGGCGACTCGTCTACGACGGGGGTCTCGCCGGACTGCACGAGGCGGGCGAAGGGGAGCGGACCCTGGTGGTGGACCTGGAGCGGGAGCTGCCGCCGATCGAGGCGGGCCCGGCGGCCCGGGTGGTCAAGGTGGACGGGCCCCGGCAGTGGCTGGCGTTCCCGGCGTCGGCGTCGGCGGCCCCGCTGGTGGCGCGGATCGCCGCGGAGTACCCGCTGCTCGACCTGTCGGTGCGCGAGCCGGACATCGAGGCGGTGATCGCGAGGATGCTGTCCGCCATGGGCGACGGCTCACGGGCCTCCGGCAGCTCCGACGCCCCCGTGCCGCCGCCCGGACGGGAGACCGTAGTGCCCGGCGGCCAGAGCTCGTAG
- a CDS encoding ABC transporter permease: MWIRSTMAYRVSFAITAFGALLVTGLDFVAILLMFSRVDALGGYALPEVALLYGLSATAFGLADLAIGSMDRLGRRLRDGTLDVLLVRPAPVLAQMAADRFALRRLGRITQGALVLGYALANVDVDWTVPKLLLLPVTVVSGGAIFGAVFVAGAAFQFVAQDSAEAQSAFTYGGQTLLQYPPTVFGKELVRGVTFVLPLAFVNWVPAAYVLGRPYPLGLPEWTAFAPPLVAVASCALAGLAWRAGLRSYRSTGS, translated from the coding sequence ATGTGGATCCGCTCCACCATGGCCTACCGGGTCTCCTTCGCGATCACCGCGTTCGGCGCGCTGCTGGTGACCGGGCTGGACTTTGTCGCGATCTTGCTGATGTTCTCGCGGGTCGACGCGCTCGGCGGCTACGCGCTGCCCGAGGTGGCCCTGCTCTACGGCCTGTCCGCGACCGCCTTCGGCCTGGCCGACCTGGCGATCGGCTCGATGGACCGGCTGGGCCGACGGCTGCGCGACGGCACCCTGGACGTTCTCCTGGTGCGTCCCGCGCCGGTGCTCGCGCAGATGGCCGCGGACCGGTTCGCGCTGCGCCGCCTCGGCAGGATCACCCAGGGCGCGCTGGTGCTCGGGTACGCGCTGGCGAACGTGGACGTCGACTGGACCGTGCCCAAGCTGTTGTTGCTGCCGGTGACGGTGGTCAGCGGCGGGGCGATCTTCGGCGCGGTGTTCGTGGCGGGCGCGGCCTTCCAGTTCGTGGCGCAGGACTCGGCGGAGGCGCAGTCCGCGTTCACGTACGGCGGGCAGACGCTGTTGCAGTATCCGCCGACCGTGTTCGGCAAGGAGCTGGTGCGGGGGGTGACCTTCGTGCTGCCGCTGGCGTTCGTCAACTGGGTGCCCGCGGCCTATGTGTTGGGGCGGCCGTATCCGCTGGGCCTGCCCGAGTGGACGGCTTTCGCGCCGCCGTTGGTGGCGGTGGCGAGCTGTGCGCTGGCCGGGCTGGCGTGGCGGGCGGGACTGCGGTCGTATCGGAGCACGGGGAGTTGA